One stretch of Hevea brasiliensis isolate MT/VB/25A 57/8 chromosome 12, ASM3005281v1, whole genome shotgun sequence DNA includes these proteins:
- the LOC110646388 gene encoding NAC domain-containing protein 30, with the protein MEMESCVPPGFRFYPTEEELVGYYLKRKINSLKIDLDIIIDIDLYKIEPWDIQARCKLGYDEQNEWYFFSHKDRKYPTGTRTNRATVAGFWKATGRDKAVLSKNKIIGMRKTLVFYKGRAPNGRKTDWIMHEYRLQTSEHGHPQEEGWVVCRAFKKPIPNQRPSYIEAWDNHAYCANIRPPSFSDTLTTTHMAIHPNQTASFHQQLPFGSDPADQLVSSHPFLENNQLIDLPQLDSPNTLSTSFATKEGFHNNNGVSSEDFDEQRSNNSSTQFIDWKNLDSLLASQVNNSTSSFPAPNLLPQSYELSHFPGCFPDSQ; encoded by the exons ATGGAGATGGAATCGTGCGTCCCACCAGGCTTTAGATTTTACCCAACAGAGGAAGAACTTGTGGGTTACTACCTCAAGAGAAAGATTAACTCATTGAAAATTGATTTAGATATTATCATTGACATTGATCTCTACAAAATAGAGCCATGGGATATCCAAG CAAGATGCAAGCTAGGGTATGATGAACAAAACGAGTGGTACTTCTTCAGCCACAAGGACAGGAAGTATCCAACGGGAACACGGACTAACAGAGCCACTGTTGCTGGATTTTGGAAGGCAACAGGAAGGGACAAGGCCGTGCTTTCAAAGAATAAAATTATAGGGATGAGAAAGACCCTGGTTTTTTACAAGGGCCGTGCACCCAATGGAAGAAAAACTGACTGGATCATGCATGAATATCGACTCCAAACATCTGAGCATGGACACCCTCAG GAAGAAGGATGGGTTGTCTGTCGAGCATTCAAGAAACCAATCCCTAACCAAAGGCCAAGTTATATTGAAGCTTGGGATAATCATGCTTATTGTGCCAATATTAGGCCTCCATCATTTTCAGATACACTAACCACTACACATATGGCCATTCATCCGAATCAAACTGCAAGTTTTCATCAGCAGCTGCCCTTTGGCTCGGACCCAGCAGATCAGCTGGTTTCCAGCCATCCATTTTTGGAGAATAACCAGCTCATTGATCTCCCACAACTAGATAGCCCTAATACACTTTCAACAAGCTTTGCAACCAAAGAAGGTTTCCACAATAACAATGGTGTTTCTAGTGAAGATTTCGATGAACAAAGGAGCAATAATAGCAGTACCCAGTTCATTGACTGGAAAAATTTAGATAGTTTACTTGCATCGCAAGTGAACAATTCAACCTCCTCTTTTCCTGCGCCAAATTTATTGCCACAGAGCTATGAGCTCAGCCATTTTCCTGGTTGCTTTCCTGATTCACAATAA
- the LOC110646400 gene encoding uncharacterized membrane protein At4g09580 → MAAARNLMGDAGSNRPTMKDEEKAKEDDSPSSKKPKLERFPFTRWEFAAALGVFFVFSTGLFCIYLTMPTSVYVNLKLPRTVSDLRLLKEHLATYAKDYPAQFILGYCSTYIFMQTFMIPGTIFMSLLAGALFGVVRGLFLVVFNATAGASSCFFLSKLIGRPIVNSLWPEKLRIFQAEIAKRREKLLNYMLFLRVTPTLPNLFINLASPIVDIPFHVFFLATLLGLIPASYITVRAGLALGDLKSVKDLYDFKTLSMLFLIGSIIIFPTLLKRKRIYE, encoded by the exons ATGGCCGCGGCGAGGAATCTGATGGGAGATGCGGGAAGCAATAGGCCAACAATGAAGGACGAAGAGAAGGCCAAAGAGGACGATTCGCCTTCCTCTAAGAAGCCCAAGTTGGAGAGGTTCCCTTTTACCAGATGGGAATTCGCTGCCGCTCTTGGGGTCTTCTTTGTCTTCTCCACCGGTTTGTTTTGCATCTACTTGACAATGCCCACATCTGTTTATGTCAACCTCAAGCTTCCTCGCACCGTTTCAGATCTTCGCTTGCTCAA GGAACATCTTGCGACATATGCAAAAGATTACCCAGCACAGTTCATCCTGGGTTACTGCTCTACATATATCTTCATGCAGACTTTTATGATTCCTggaacaattttcatgtcatTGCTTGCGGGAGCTCTTTTTGGTGTTGTTAGAGGACTTTTTTTAGTTGTTTTCAATGCCACTGCTGGGGCCTCTTCCTGCTTTTTCTTGTCCAAGTTGATTGGCAGACCTATAGTTAATTCGTTGTGGCCTGAGAAGTTGAGGATTTTTCAGGCTGAG ATAGCTAAGCGTAGGGAAAAGCTGCTGAATTACATGCTCTTTTTGAGAGTAACTCCAACATTGCCAAACCTTTTCATCAATTTGGCATCTCCAATTGTTGACATACCATTTCATGTTTTCTTTTTGGCTACTTTGCTTGGACTTATTCCAGCCTCCTATATTACTGTCAGG GCTGGCCTTGCTCTTGGGGATCTCAAGTCAGTCAAGGATCTTTATGATTTTAAAACTTTGTCGATGCTCTTCCTCATCGGGTCCATCATCATATTTCCTACCCTACTTAAAAGAAAGCGGATATATGAGTAA